From a region of the Sporosarcina ureilytica genome:
- a CDS encoding LysM peptidoglycan-binding domain-containing protein, with protein MKKDDYRTEFEEQRKEIKLDGETDGGKTLSRVDLHSKRRKPKKRSRYSLINVLLVLFTLIPIGILAFVIISWNSPSDKIASEMEESHFQFEKSKKTDENRVTTVDKDKEPEDNKQDEKTNEQIEAEEKAKEEAARAKAEAEAKAEEEEKRKEEAARQQAEKEKQQQAQAKAKENESAVEQQARTHVVAPGETLYRISVNYYKSGDGVNKIMQANGLTTNEISVGQKLIIP; from the coding sequence GTGAAAAAAGATGACTATAGAACGGAATTTGAAGAACAACGAAAAGAAATCAAACTAGACGGGGAAACAGATGGTGGAAAAACACTTTCGCGTGTTGATTTACATAGTAAAAGAAGAAAGCCTAAAAAACGTTCTCGCTATTCATTAATTAATGTGCTTCTCGTTTTATTTACACTCATTCCAATCGGCATACTGGCGTTTGTTATTATTAGTTGGAACTCACCAAGTGATAAAATCGCGTCGGAAATGGAAGAATCTCATTTTCAGTTTGAAAAGAGTAAAAAAACTGATGAAAATCGTGTGACTACGGTGGATAAAGATAAAGAACCAGAAGATAATAAACAAGATGAAAAAACGAATGAGCAAATAGAAGCTGAAGAAAAAGCAAAAGAAGAAGCGGCCAGGGCAAAGGCTGAGGCGGAAGCAAAAGCCGAAGAGGAAGAAAAAAGAAAAGAAGAGGCAGCTCGTCAGCAAGCCGAGAAAGAAAAACAGCAACAAGCACAAGCTAAAGCAAAAGAGAACGAGTCTGCTGTTGAACAACAGGCGCGAACGCATGTCGTAGCACCAGGAGAAACATTGTATAGAATCTCAGTTAATTATTATAAGTCTGGCGACGGTGTGAATAAAATTATGCAAGCAAATGGTTTAACAACCAATGAAATTTCTGTTGGACAAAAATTGATTATCCCATAA
- a CDS encoding RecQ family ATP-dependent DNA helicase, which yields MDIFTTLKDKFGFEQFRPGQEEVIRDVLARNDQIAILPTGSGKSLCFQLPAYLLDGTVLIISPLVALMEDQVAILKQQGEKRVVALNSFHTYQERNRMINQLEWYKFIFISPEMLMAPAVANKIKQMKIAFIVVDEAHCISQWGFDFRPDYLRVSEFLHAVNNPTVLALTATADRKVIQDIKHYLNLVNPVLHKKSLDRPNISYTIFELASEQAKTDWLINRVAHTTGPGIIYVGSRKRADELAQVLNELVGGVSSYHAGMEQEDRAFVQAQFISGELNWICATNAFGMGIHKNDVRQVIHEHIPSTVANYMQEVGRAGRDGECSAATLLYTIEDIQKTRFIMHEDYPDESAIRYFANCLAERKSVYEAAKLAGVSETGRRMLLYYFERMSVDETITQLNKQSQEKERQLQHMIGLIQARTCIRAKLLQIFGEALQEKPKTCCSICDTTSVDWLYLIESRRDERGWGDWSTRLTDLLG from the coding sequence GTGGACATCTTTACAACGTTAAAAGATAAATTTGGATTTGAACAGTTCAGACCTGGGCAAGAAGAGGTAATCCGCGATGTACTCGCTAGAAACGACCAAATCGCTATTTTGCCAACAGGTAGTGGAAAGTCACTTTGCTTTCAGTTGCCTGCCTATTTATTGGACGGTACCGTGCTCATTATTTCGCCACTTGTTGCCTTAATGGAAGACCAAGTCGCTATTTTGAAACAACAAGGAGAAAAGCGAGTTGTTGCACTAAATTCATTCCACACCTATCAAGAACGCAATCGGATGATCAATCAACTTGAATGGTATAAATTTATTTTTATATCTCCAGAGATGTTAATGGCCCCGGCTGTAGCAAATAAAATAAAGCAAATGAAAATTGCATTTATCGTTGTCGACGAAGCGCATTGTATTTCGCAATGGGGATTTGATTTTAGGCCGGATTATTTAAGGGTCAGTGAATTTTTACATGCAGTAAATAACCCAACCGTTCTTGCGTTAACAGCTACTGCAGATCGTAAAGTGATTCAAGATATTAAACATTATTTAAACTTGGTAAACCCTGTACTCCATAAAAAGTCATTAGATCGACCGAATATATCCTATACGATATTCGAACTTGCATCCGAACAGGCTAAAACAGATTGGCTTATTAATCGTGTAGCGCATACAACAGGTCCCGGGATTATTTATGTAGGTTCAAGGAAAAGAGCAGATGAGTTGGCGCAAGTATTAAATGAGTTGGTAGGAGGTGTATCTTCTTACCATGCGGGTATGGAACAAGAGGATCGCGCTTTCGTCCAAGCGCAATTTATTAGTGGTGAGCTGAATTGGATTTGTGCTACGAATGCCTTTGGGATGGGCATACATAAAAATGACGTCAGACAAGTGATCCATGAGCATATCCCATCCACCGTCGCAAATTATATGCAGGAGGTTGGGCGTGCGGGAAGAGACGGAGAATGCTCAGCGGCAACATTATTATACACAATAGAGGACATTCAGAAGACAAGGTTTATTATGCATGAAGATTATCCGGATGAAAGTGCGATTCGTTATTTCGCTAACTGTCTAGCGGAAAGAAAGTCCGTTTACGAGGCGGCAAAGTTGGCGGGTGTGAGTGAAACGGGTAGGCGTATGTTACTTTATTATTTCGAACGGATGTCAGTGGATGAAACAATAACGCAATTAAATAAACAAAGTCAGGAAAAGGAGCGTCAATTACAACATATGATTGGGCTAATCCAAGCGCGGACATGTATCCGTGCGAAACTCCTTCAGATTTTTGGAGAAGCGTTACAAGAGAAGCCTAAAACTTGCTGTTCAATTTGTGATACAACGTCTGTTGATTGGCTTTACTTAATAGAATCGCGGCGGGACGAAAGAGGATGGGGCGATTGGTCAACAAGACTAACGGATCTTCTTGGATAA
- a CDS encoding helix-turn-helix domain-containing protein, translating into MNLSTLLCVLFSKLDGEKTANAGFHLLRGKQSGQTIQDVKYYHLKMFFGLLPKLPKPLFDEAINELVQLNHIVIDRSSILHLTEKGRKLVQSARPFHFNGWDYRGREEMFFARLSLIVQTLSHFIAGEKRFMPAQRDIEVQQFVKKVLQGHPIEDPNFSHRLKTELRTAFEKSGMEEIQKVIFTHRLVGYQHTGWTWGQLENQIRMPALSIKLYYIESLHLLLKTIDREKTPFLKEIAKDIKIASHLTESSENTKNLFDKGLSLEEIAATRELKLSTIEDHIVEIAMNDDDFPVEQFVSFEDRLKVQQKSVELKTKRLRLLKEAFPQLTYFQLRLILGTTLKGETEWTSLQR; encoded by the coding sequence ATGAATCTTTCAACGCTACTTTGTGTTCTATTTAGCAAATTAGATGGAGAAAAAACAGCGAATGCTGGTTTTCACTTGTTGCGTGGAAAACAATCAGGGCAAACGATTCAAGATGTAAAGTATTATCATTTGAAAATGTTTTTCGGTTTATTGCCTAAACTTCCTAAACCACTATTTGATGAAGCGATAAATGAACTTGTGCAATTGAATCATATTGTAATTGATCGTTCTTCAATTCTGCATTTAACAGAGAAGGGGCGAAAGTTAGTACAATCCGCACGGCCCTTTCACTTTAACGGTTGGGATTACCGTGGACGAGAAGAAATGTTTTTTGCTAGACTGTCTCTTATCGTACAGACGTTGTCGCATTTTATAGCGGGAGAGAAACGATTTATGCCGGCACAACGAGATATTGAAGTCCAACAGTTCGTCAAGAAAGTTTTACAAGGACATCCAATTGAAGATCCGAACTTTTCGCATCGGTTAAAAACAGAGTTACGTACTGCGTTTGAGAAAAGTGGCATGGAGGAGATTCAAAAGGTTATTTTCACACACCGATTAGTAGGCTATCAGCATACTGGATGGACGTGGGGACAATTGGAAAATCAGATACGTATGCCTGCTTTATCAATCAAACTCTATTACATTGAGAGTTTACATTTATTGTTAAAGACGATTGATAGGGAGAAGACTCCTTTTTTAAAGGAAATTGCAAAAGATATTAAAATAGCATCACACTTAACAGAGTCCTCGGAAAACACGAAGAATTTATTTGATAAGGGATTGTCATTAGAAGAAATTGCAGCAACCCGTGAATTAAAATTAAGTACCATTGAAGATCATATTGTTGAAATTGCAATGAATGATGATGATTTTCCGGTAGAACAATTCGTATCGTTTGAAGATCGCTTGAAAGTGCAACAGAAATCTGTTGAACTTAAGACGAAAAGACTCCGATTACTAAAAGAAGCATTTCCGCAATTAACTTATTTTCAATTGCGTCTTATTTTAGGCACAACGCTGAAAGGGGAGACGGAGTGGACATCTTTACAACGTTAA
- a CDS encoding ferredoxin: MPKYTIVDQDTCIACGACGAAAPDIYDYDDDGIAFVILDDNTGTVQVPEELLEDMEDGFEGCPTDSIKVADAPFDGDALKYED, encoded by the coding sequence ATGCCTAAGTATACAATCGTCGACCAAGATACGTGCATCGCGTGTGGAGCTTGTGGGGCTGCTGCTCCTGACATATATGATTACGATGATGACGGAATTGCTTTTGTTATTCTTGATGATAACACGGGTACCGTACAAGTTCCAGAAGAACTACTAGAGGACATGGAGGACGGCTTTGAAGGTTGTCCAACTGATTCTATAAAAGTTGCAGATGCACCGTTTGACGGAGACGCTTTAAAATATGAAGACTAA
- a CDS encoding ECF transporter S component: MNSKKLRKMVLVAMLGSIATVLMQFNFPLPALPAFLKFDFGEVPAVIAIMTMGPIAGIAVELIKNVLHWFLSGSPTGVPVGEIANFATGLLFILPIYYIFTKFKSTKGLLGGFIAGTVSMAIGMSILNYLIFLPMYTYFLNMTPVTGDALYKMIVLGILPFNILKGILLTVVSIMLYSRMKNWINQQRAKLLSE; the protein is encoded by the coding sequence ATGAATAGTAAAAAGTTACGTAAAATGGTGCTTGTCGCCATGCTAGGAAGTATTGCAACAGTATTAATGCAATTTAATTTTCCGTTACCAGCGCTACCTGCATTTTTAAAGTTTGACTTTGGGGAAGTGCCAGCTGTTATTGCAATTATGACGATGGGACCGATTGCAGGCATTGCAGTCGAGTTAATCAAAAACGTCTTGCACTGGTTTTTAAGTGGGAGCCCTACAGGTGTACCGGTTGGTGAAATTGCCAACTTCGCTACAGGATTGCTATTTATCTTGCCAATCTATTACATCTTTACAAAGTTTAAAAGTACGAAAGGTTTACTAGGTGGATTTATTGCCGGAACTGTTTCGATGGCAATTGGGATGAGTATATTAAACTACCTTATTTTCCTACCGATGTATACTTACTTCTTAAATATGACGCCCGTAACAGGCGATGCATTATATAAAATGATTGTCCTTGGAATCCTTCCGTTTAATATTTTGAAAGGTATTCTACTAACAGTCGTCTCAATTATGTTATATAGTCGAATGAAAAATTGGATTAATCAACAACGTGCAAAGTTGTTGTCTGAATAA
- a CDS encoding sigma-70 family RNA polymerase sigma factor — MDDSVFHRLYEEYHQDLFKFLIYLTRSREQAEDLVHEVYVRVLRAYQGFEGKSSEKTWLFSIAKNVAIDHFRKQTVRKKHDFDRFDWEKSELASPRPLPGDFVVMNEQMSELLGALETCTGDQKLVIHMRYLHDLSISEAAEILGWSEAKVKTTQHRAIRALQKKLTTFSQEGGTEDG; from the coding sequence ATGGATGACTCCGTATTTCATCGGTTATATGAAGAATACCATCAGGATCTATTCAAGTTTCTAATCTATTTAACAAGGAGCCGGGAGCAAGCAGAAGACCTTGTACATGAAGTTTATGTGCGGGTCTTAAGGGCTTATCAAGGATTCGAAGGAAAAAGCTCGGAAAAGACTTGGTTATTTTCAATCGCAAAAAACGTAGCCATTGATCATTTTAGAAAACAAACAGTTAGAAAAAAACATGATTTCGACCGCTTTGACTGGGAGAAGAGCGAACTTGCCAGTCCCCGCCCTTTACCAGGAGATTTTGTCGTGATGAATGAACAAATGTCAGAACTTTTGGGCGCACTGGAAACGTGCACGGGTGACCAAAAGCTTGTCATTCATATGCGCTACTTACATGATCTATCAATTTCAGAAGCCGCAGAAATCTTAGGATGGTCCGAAGCGAAAGTGAAAACGACTCAGCATCGGGCGATTAGAGCACTTCAAAAGAAGTTAACGACTTTTTCGCAAGAAGGGGGGACAGAAGATGGATAA
- a CDS encoding ATP-binding protein — translation MNRIWNSIVGKLWATILLLVTFILFIVTALLLEFLGNFHREQAEDSLRREAKMIANVVLEHQGQPLMPIIIHDVLDEETNAFITDEKGLVTHSYHIGLNKSRIERKILSTPAFSSDNKLNNGVTKEIMMPSITEEGMMEQYIVLADPFTTEAGANGTVYIYQSLEAIQATTKKTTNIVFLSAFIAFILTTIFAFFLSTRITLPLRKMRQAANELSKGNFDTRLPTLQSDEIGQLATAFNQMGRQLKYHVELISQEKEQLYSILTSMADAVITFNSDGTILLSNPEAEKLLQNWYFANGSSDDSLPPELLHMLEHSINFSEEVEDELLLNGKFYTISISPLYSGSSIRGAVAVLRDMTAQHQLDKLRSDFIANVSHELRTPISMLQGYSEAILDGVTESDEERDEIIQVIHEESLRMGRLVTDLLDLARMESGHMTLYKEEVSVLPFLGRIVHKFSQVAREENVNLSFQHPDEQIILDIDEDRIEQVFTNLIDNAIRHTPENGDVLLTVNVYGETCQMTVADTGDGIPEEDLQFIFERFYKADKARTRVKGGTGLGLSIAKNIIDAHHGMITASRGEVNGTIMTVTLPIKKCNE, via the coding sequence ATGAATAGAATATGGAATTCAATCGTCGGGAAGCTATGGGCAACCATATTGCTTCTCGTTACTTTTATTTTATTTATTGTCACTGCATTATTACTTGAGTTTTTAGGGAATTTCCATAGAGAACAAGCCGAGGATTCACTACGACGGGAAGCAAAAATGATTGCGAATGTCGTGTTGGAACATCAAGGTCAGCCGTTAATGCCAATCATTATTCATGACGTATTAGACGAAGAAACAAATGCATTTATTACGGATGAAAAAGGATTAGTTACGCACTCTTACCATATTGGGCTTAATAAAAGTAGAATTGAAAGGAAAATCCTTTCAACCCCCGCATTTTCCTCCGATAATAAGTTGAACAATGGTGTGACCAAAGAGATTATGATGCCTTCAATTACCGAAGAAGGAATGATGGAACAATATATCGTTTTGGCTGATCCATTTACTACAGAAGCTGGCGCAAATGGAACGGTCTATATTTATCAAAGTTTAGAAGCGATTCAAGCGACTACGAAGAAAACGACAAATATCGTATTTCTTTCTGCATTTATAGCATTCATTTTAACGACCATCTTCGCTTTTTTCTTATCTACCCGAATTACTTTGCCCTTGAGAAAAATGCGACAAGCTGCAAATGAATTATCTAAAGGGAACTTCGATACGCGATTACCTACGCTGCAAAGTGACGAGATTGGACAGTTGGCGACAGCCTTCAATCAGATGGGGAGACAATTAAAATATCATGTTGAGCTCATCAGTCAAGAAAAAGAACAACTTTATAGTATTTTAACTTCGATGGCAGATGCGGTCATTACCTTTAACAGTGATGGCACGATTTTATTAAGCAATCCAGAGGCGGAGAAACTTTTGCAAAATTGGTATTTCGCGAATGGTTCATCCGATGACTCTTTACCGCCAGAGTTGCTACACATGCTTGAACATTCCATCAACTTCTCAGAAGAAGTAGAAGACGAACTTCTTTTAAATGGAAAATTTTATACGATTTCAATCAGTCCGCTTTATAGTGGAAGTAGTATACGTGGGGCTGTAGCGGTGCTTCGGGATATGACTGCACAACATCAATTAGACAAGCTTCGATCTGATTTTATCGCTAATGTTTCTCATGAATTAAGAACGCCTATATCGATGCTACAAGGGTATAGCGAAGCGATACTTGATGGCGTTACAGAAAGTGATGAGGAAAGGGATGAAATTATTCAAGTAATTCACGAAGAATCGCTTCGAATGGGGCGACTTGTAACTGATTTACTCGACCTTGCTAGAATGGAATCAGGCCATATGACGCTTTATAAAGAGGAAGTATCTGTTCTTCCGTTTTTAGGTAGGATTGTCCATAAGTTTAGTCAAGTAGCACGTGAAGAAAATGTCAATCTTTCATTTCAACATCCCGATGAACAAATAATTTTGGACATAGATGAAGATCGAATCGAACAAGTATTTACGAATTTAATTGACAATGCGATACGTCATACGCCCGAAAATGGCGATGTATTATTAACGGTTAATGTGTATGGAGAAACGTGTCAAATGACAGTTGCTGATACGGGGGATGGGATTCCCGAAGAGGACTTACAGTTTATATTCGAAAGGTTTTACAAAGCTGATAAAGCAAGAACACGTGTGAAAGGCGGTACAGGATTAGGTCTTTCCATTGCGAAAAATATTATTGATGCACACCATGGAATGATTACCGCATCCAGGGGAGAAGTAAACGGGACGATTATGACTGTTACCCTTCCAATAAAAAAATGTAACGAATGA
- a CDS encoding response regulator transcription factor yields the protein MEEKVSVLVVDDEDRIRRLLNMYLNREGYEVDEAADGAEALEKATTNEYNCILLDQMMPEKDGLEVLSTLRDQGNMTPVIMLTAKGEESDRVTGFETGADDYIVKPFSPREVVLRIKAILRRSATFPSSSASTSKDLVVFPNLTIDHDAHRVTAEGQEVNLTPKEYELLYFLAKSPDKVFDREQLLKEVWHYEFFGDLRTVDTHIKRLREKLSRVSESSAKMIVTVWGVGYKFEALE from the coding sequence ATGGAAGAAAAAGTATCAGTTTTGGTTGTAGATGACGAGGATCGCATTCGTCGTTTATTAAATATGTATTTAAACCGTGAGGGCTATGAAGTAGATGAAGCCGCAGACGGTGCTGAAGCATTAGAAAAAGCAACTACTAATGAATATAATTGTATTTTATTAGACCAGATGATGCCGGAGAAAGACGGTCTTGAAGTGTTGTCTACTTTAAGAGATCAAGGGAACATGACGCCTGTCATTATGCTAACTGCTAAAGGTGAAGAGTCGGACCGAGTAACCGGATTTGAAACTGGTGCGGATGATTATATTGTGAAACCTTTTAGTCCACGTGAAGTAGTCTTGCGAATTAAAGCAATTTTAAGAAGGTCTGCAACCTTTCCTAGTAGTTCTGCTTCAACTTCGAAAGACCTTGTTGTGTTTCCTAACTTAACAATCGACCATGATGCACATCGCGTGACTGCAGAAGGTCAAGAAGTTAATTTAACACCAAAGGAATACGAACTTCTATACTTTTTAGCGAAATCTCCGGATAAGGTTTTTGACAGAGAACAATTATTGAAAGAAGTATGGCATTATGAGTTTTTCGGTGATTTGCGTACCGTAGATACTCATATAAAGCGCTTACGAGAAAAGTTGAGTCGCGTTTCCGAAAGTTCTGCTAAAATGATTGTTACTGTTTGGGGCGTCGGATATAAGTTCGAGGCTTTAGAATGA